AGGTAGGCAAATGTATCTTGTTTTCCATAATACATTTTATATGCCGTGTATCCTCCCTTCCCTGTCAACATTTAGTCCTACTGTGACAGCAGAGATTATAAAACAACAGATGTTAGACTTCCCATACTGAACATCCTGAAGTGTCATGGATCTCTGTGCTGTAGAAAGCCTGTCTCGTCTACTCAGTTGGCTCATTATTCATCACCTTGCTCCCTTCCCTTCTTCCAGTCTCTGCTAGACGAACCAAACCCCAACAGCCCAGCCAACAGTCAGGCGGCCCAGCTTTACCAAGAAAACAAGAGGGAGTACGAGAAGCGTGTGTCGGCCATTGTAGAACAGAGCTGGAGGGACAGTTGACCACATCCTCTCCCTTCTGGCCTTCTCTATCACCAGCGCTGAGCTGTGTGTGATGCGAGTTTGAGTAGTACATcttaatttagattttttttgtttcttCCATTTTAATTTGACATATTTATGCACTTTACCTGTCCCTTGTTGAACATTTTTTTTCCTAACACGCTTGGAGTGgagtttttgttattttttctgtctctctcctgttttggCTTATCAGGGGACTTATGTGCTGAATCTTGTTTTTGTCGCCACCGTCTTCAATTGAGGACAATTTTTGGACGTCAAttacctgcctcctcccttcCCACACTGAAATAAATTAGTTGGACTGATGTGTAATGTTTGGAAGAAATATCAATTAATCATGTTAACCTGCTTGTAGGTCCTTTCTTTGGTGTGCTCCCCTTACCCTTTAATACATAAGCTCACTTTACAAAGCAGCATCTGAGCTATCAAGCTCATTACCTTTCTTTGGAAAATTGTTGCGTGTGTTCATCCTTAAACAACCTGATTCAGAACTAGACCCACATGCTTAACCCATGTCTTTGCTGTGTTGTGAGCTCTGTTACATGCATGATAGTGTTCTTGTTCTCTGTTAAGTACTCGTGTGTGTATATAGAACATACATCCTGATTGTACAGATTTTGCACTGGTTGTCCACCATGTCACTTATTCAGCAATTGTAAATAAGTCGTCAAAGCTACCTTTACTATGACAGTAATGTTTCTCTTGGCTGGTTAACCATGTGCTCCCTACCGTAGTCATCCATCACCTCTATATTTAGCTTTCGCTATCTGGTAAATCCTGTGCAATCGGTAATCTCTTGCAATGCTGAGAAACTAGCTGCACACTTCCATCAGTTAATGCCTCTGCAGCATTGACATTTGACACCAACTTAATGAGAATATGGTTTATTGGTAAGGAACTCTTTAAACATCAAACTAATCGCATACATGGCATGGTGTACACATGAGTTGTTGCTTTGCTATTTTTGACACAGTAAGCACAGACTAGGGACCAAAGGATTTCATGATATACATGCCAAGGCCTTCAAGAATACTACCATTGGACCAGACACAATGGGCTCCAGGCCAAGATGcatttaaataacattttttaCTGGTGTCACAAGTGACTGTCCTCACAACTACAGGCCCCATGCCATCAGTCAAACATGAGTATTATCAATTTAATCATCTGTCAACAACTTTTGCTGCTAGAGCAGCCCTATTACTGATGGCTCTTCTAACAAACAGCAGTCACAACCCATGGTAAATACAGATGATGCAAAGACAATTCAACATAGGAAGCACATTGCATTCATATCTGTAAGCCACCTTGTAATATAGTACATGTCTAGAATGACTTTCAGCACGCAATCTtggttaaaatgttttatttgttcgTATGGAGCAATATGGCTAGTATGGTTGCATGCATGATACACTAGCGTCAACAAGCATTGGTGTGGCTGatacaataatctgtattacATATCGGCTCTAAACCAGTGGTACTGAACTAGGATGTCCATCTTACAGTACAGTCTTTACTAAAATGACAAGTCCCTCTTTCTAATTCTTCATTTGTACTTTTTAACCCTTTCCAactttgtgatatccaattggtagttacagactcgggagaggcgaaggttgagagccatgcgtcctccaaaacacaaccctgccaagccacactgcttgcttaacccggaagccagccacaccaatgtgtcggaggaaacaccgtacaactagCGACAAgagagcgatgggacaaggacataccCGCCGGCCAaagcctcccctaacccggagaacctgggacaattgtgtgccgcctcatgggtctcccggtcgcggacggctgcgacacagcctgggattgaacccgggtctgtagtgacgccttagacTGAAGTGCCACTAGGGAGGCCCCAATTCTTCATTTTCAAACATCATTGATACTAATTGGGAGTAGAAAATAcaataacaaaaaacaaaacTAACATGACCACAAACAACGTTCACTGGGCCAGGTAGAGCAGCTACCTGTTGTAGGCCCTCTCCTTCTTCACCCTCTCCAGGGCCTTGTCCATGATCTTCTCATTCTCACCCCTGCATTTGGGGCAGAACCACTTCCCCTTGGGCTTGTGATGTAGCCCCACACAGGAGAAGTGGAACCACTCAATGGGACACTCGTCGTTATCACAGCCAATCATCTCGCCATAAGACACCTGTTCACACAGGCAGTAGGTGGGCTCATCTGGGTCGATGGGCAGGTCTGGGGGTGACACCTCCCTCTCTGATTTGCCCTTtgacctcttcttcttcttggacGATGACATTTTGGCCCTCTTTTCCCTGGCTGCCCCCATGCCCGCCTCATCACCATGATCCATGCCTCCATAGCTCTCCCGGTTCTCTCCGTTCTTCTGCCGCCGCGAACGTTTCCCGCCAGACTTTTCCCCTCCACCGACTGAGCCTGGCGTTGCCTCGTCACGCCTCTTGTCGTGGTGACCCACTTTGCCCGGTGTGGTTGTCACTGCTGACGTTGACATGGAGGCTGTAGTCGTCGTCATAGCAGTTGATGTGGGTACATGGATCTCTGGGATCTCCTGGGAGGTGTGGAGGAGCTCAGAATGCCAGTCCACCTGCCGGCTACGGTTCTCCACCAATTCCACCTGGGACAATACAGGGTTTATTTTTTATACTGTGTGGGTTGTGATCAGTGGGGTAACATAGGTTGGTCAAGGAGAGTGACCAATGTGGGGCTACCTCAtctatatattgttattttcaaGCTGGACAGGAATTCAGCAAAGTatacaggcagccagccagccacgtTTACCCACCATCTGCCCAGCAATCTGGATCTTCTCATCTCCTAGCTCCTGGCTGCTGATGAGAGCTCTCTGGATGGACAGCTGCATTCTGCGCCGCTGGAGAGGGTCGGACTCCCGACGGTAGCGCTCATAAGCATCATCCAGCTCCTGCAGGACATctgagaaaaacaaatgataccagcctagttaaataatgtgttttttttatgtaaCAAACAGCACATTAGTAAAGTGAAAAACAATAGttttactgtagctagctaaatacATGTACATACTTTGGAGAACAAATATAGTTCATAACTAAGTGACAAAATGTGAATAAAGGGTATCTACTATTCCAACTACATTACTGATGCATGCACAAGCTGGTACAGCTGAATGCCAGCAGTAGGCAGGTGCTTGCTACCTACTAAGTTACTGTAGCTAACGTAAGTTAGCTGGGCTAACCGTTtcgctggctaacgttagctagctacattatgaTTAGAGGTATGTATACAGTCGGTGGATGAAATGTGAACAAATTGCCTTGGTATTTTGCGTCAATTTCTTTCATAAGAGACACGCTCCTCTGTAGGTCGAATGGTAGTGATTCGACCAAGTCCAAATATTCTTCCACATAATTTGTAACGACGTGGACTGGGTCACCGTTTGCCGGATTTAGCATGTTCTTCTGTCGAAGTCCACACAAAGCTGTCCACAACGAAATGAGAGATATGTTACACAGAACATCCGAAACTCATAATCCTAAAGATATGCGTtgaacttttatttaaaaaatatgtatctAGCAAACTCCCTCAGCTTACTTTTGACACGCTAACGTTACTACTGTTAGCTTTACCTAGCTTTCCCATAAACGAGCTAACAGCCTGGAAGCGAACTAACGTCAGCTAAGCTAGCAGTGACGTTAGCCTTCAAACTAATTATTGTCTGAGCACGAAAATGAAGCTACGCAACTAGCGAGCAATTCTTACTCACCAGCAACTTTATATTTGCCGTTTAATGAACTTCATACAATGTATTCAATACAACTGGAGAATCTTGTAACTCAACTATGTATTGATTGCGTCTAGTCCAACGTGGAGAACTGTACATGTGTATGCGCATGCGCATCATATCAGAAACAACTCTGCCATTGGTAATTTCCTTCAGTGAGTTTAGATCCTTTAGGCAGTCgttttaaaacatttaattagTACAGTGATGCCGATCTAGTGAAAATGGTCCATGCTTGATGATACAATTTAGCTAGTTACAGTTGCAGATGTTCGTACTGTTTGAGCAAGACAGACATTGATACGTTATAGACCAACTCTCTACTACACTGTTAGGGAGATAGAAGACTGAAAAAGCGACCGATGAAGAGTAAAGACATACAAAATAAGTGAACTCCAACATTTTAATATAGGGTGGTT
This portion of the Oncorhynchus tshawytscha isolate Ot180627B linkage group LG26, Otsh_v2.0, whole genome shotgun sequence genome encodes:
- the LOC112225411 gene encoding inhibitor of growth protein 1 isoform X2, encoding MQLSIQRALISSQELGDEKIQIAGQMVELVENRSRQVDWHSELLHTSQEIPEIHVPTSTAMTTTTASMSTSAVTTTPGKVGHHDKRRDEATPGSVGGGEKSGGKRSRRQKNGENRESYGGMDHGDEAGMGAAREKRAKMSSSKKKKRSKGKSEREVSPPDLPIDPDEPTYCLCEQVSYGEMIGCDNDECPIEWFHFSCVGLHHKPKGKWFCPKCRGENEKIMDKALERVKKERAYNR
- the LOC112225411 gene encoding inhibitor of growth protein 1 isoform X1 codes for the protein MLNPANGDPVHVVTNYVEEYLDLVESLPFDLQRSVSLMKEIDAKYQDVLQELDDAYERYRRESDPLQRRRMQLSIQRALISSQELGDEKIQIAGQMVELVENRSRQVDWHSELLHTSQEIPEIHVPTSTAMTTTTASMSTSAVTTTPGKVGHHDKRRDEATPGSVGGGEKSGGKRSRRQKNGENRESYGGMDHGDEAGMGAAREKRAKMSSSKKKKRSKGKSEREVSPPDLPIDPDEPTYCLCEQVSYGEMIGCDNDECPIEWFHFSCVGLHHKPKGKWFCPKCRGENEKIMDKALERVKKERAYNR